The Lolium rigidum isolate FL_2022 chromosome 1, APGP_CSIRO_Lrig_0.1, whole genome shotgun sequence region ATGTATTTGCTAGGTTTGCAATGGTGATGCTCCGTTTTGTAGATTGACGGTCAATGGCCATGCATCTGACATGGGGTACTATCTTGTTGACACCATATCGATCCTTCATAATCAATATTTGTGAAGATAGTCTCAAATCCTCAAGGtaataagaattgccaatttgccGTTTGTCAAGAAGTTTGTCAAAAGGACATTAGAAAACTTTCGGTGCGCTGCAAGTTTGGTTTGCTACTTTTCGAGGTCCCTCTCGCTCTTCTcggacaaaaaaaaaagatcttcCCAACATCGTAACGGTGTGTGTGCTAATTCACAACGTGGTAAACAAGGATGGGAGGAGGTTGGGCTTAGACATTGAGTATGACAGAATGTTGGTAGCCGTGCGTGCACCAGATCCAAACTTTTCTTGAGATGTACCAGAGATTGAAGAACGAACTTTGCATACCCAGGTGCTTTCAAAAAACTTTGCATACCCAAGTTGGCTAAGATTTCACACCAATGTTAATTATTTGGGAGATAGTCTCACATTATTTATGTCTATTCAGTTTATCCACGTGTTGCATTCAGGCCCATATGCTATTTGTTTAATTTATTGGTATTAAAATATTATTGTAATTTGCATTGTTGTTATATTGTTTGATGTGGAAAcattaacagttaactcatatttGTGTTATTTATATATAATCACGTTGACAAATGGAGGAGAAATAATTTTTTGCGTACAAATTTTGTGGAATCTGTTACCATAATATGGTTTTTGCTCTATAACTGTCTCATAAGCAAACCGTAAATCATTTTGACTGTATAATTTTTTACGAATCGGCTAAAGATGTTCTAATAAGAGCCACATAAGAATAAAGGCTACTCTCAAAACAGGCAGGATAGAGTGTGAAGGGAGAAATAAAAATTATTGAGTATGAGCAACTATGATTTACAAAGAGCCAAAACCAATACATATACGTATATGCCAGTATAGAAGAAACCCCTCGTACACTGTTGAGTGGCCACAATACCATTTCTAGACAAACACGCGTCATCCCACAGTACGAAGATACGAAAACAGTGACGCGAGCAAAGAAACAGATACGAAAACTTGATTGTGAGGCCTAATCGGTTGGCGCTAGCAATCGCACGGACCACGTGAAACCAACCGCGCGGGTAGCTGCAACCTACCCGCGCGCTCTTTCCTCCTCGGACTCTCCACTAGATATAGCCGACGGGGCTTCACTTGGAAGCAGAGGAAGTGCTCGGTGCTGCTCAGGCCACGTTGCTGTTGAAGAAACGAGCGAGCGAGCTGGCGATGAAGTCCGTCGACGGCGACGCGCCGGCGGTGAGCACCGCGGGGGAGGCCGCGCGGATGGTGTGGGAGGAGTCCAAGCGCCTCTGGGGCATCGGCATGCccatcgccatcgccaccatCAGCTTGTTCGCCGTCAGCTCCGTCACCACCATCTTCGTCGGCCACCTCGGCAACCTGCCGCTCGCCGCCGCATCCATCGGCCTCTCCGTCTACTCCACCTTCGCCCTCGGATTCCTAGTACGTCACTGTTCATTTCCATTCTCCACTGCATATACATGTATGCTCACCCGCGGTTACTCGCAACTGAAAGACGCTAATGATCATGTGGAgtaccaccacagctcggcatggGGAGCGCGCTGGAGACGCTCTGTGGCCAGGCGTTCGGCGCCGGCCAGGTCGCCATGCTCGGCGTCTACCTGCAGCGTTCATGGATCGTCCtcaccgccgccgcgctcctcatGGTGCCCTTCTTCGTCTTCGCCGAGCCGCTGCTCCTCGCCATCGGCCAGGACGCCGCCGTGGCGCACGAGGCCGCGCGCTTCGCGCTCTACATCCTCCCCGGCACCTTCTCCTTCGCCGTCAACTTCCCCACCGCCAAGTTCCTGCAGGCGCAGAGCAAGGTCCTCGTGCtcgcctggatcggcatcgcgggGATCTGCTTCCACGTCGCGCTCACCTACCTAGTCGTCACCGTCCTCGGGTGGGGAACCCCTGGCGCCGCGGCCGCATACGACATCTCGCTCTGGGCCGTCGCGCTGGGCCAGGCGGCATACATCATCGGCTGGTGCAAGGACGGGTGGAGTGGATGGTCCATGGCGGCGTTCAACGATATGTGGGCCTTCGTCAAGCTCTCAATCGCGTCCGCCGTCATGCTCTGCCTCGAGATTTGGTACATCGGCCTCATCACCGTCGTCACCGGCGATCTCGAGGATGCGCAGATTGCCGTCGACTCGCTTGGCATCTGGTACTACCTTTCTTCCCATTTTTTTTACAACAGGACAACATACTAATAACCACACCAAATTAGAACCTGCCAAGTGACAACAATCTGGATTTTTTCTTACAAACCATCTGAACTATCTGAAGATACTATGATCAATTCAGAGCTAACTATATGGGGTATGCTGAAGAAATGTTTGTTCTTTTTTTCAGCATGAACGTAAACGGATGGGAGGGTATGATCTTCATCGGTCTCAATGCTGCTATCAGGTCAGAGTGATTAAAACTGCGTGCACAGACTGTCGCTTCTTGTTTTGTTCGGGAGAAACGACTGAACCAGCCACACTGCTCCACGAATCTCGAATTTTAGTTTCTGAACTGTTCCCATTACCTGACTATCCCTTTCAGTGTCCGAGTCTCCAACGAGCTGGGTTCTGGCCGTCCAAGGGCAGCGAAGCACGCTGTAATCGTCGTCATCGCCGAGTCGCTGCTCATCGGCCTGATATGCATGGTCCTCgtcttgatcttcagaaataaatTCTCCATCATCTACACGAGCGATGTGGAGCTCCAGCACGCCGTCTCCAATATTGCAGGACTGCTCGGGTTGACCATGGTGCTCAACAGCGTGCAGCCTGTGATTTCAGGTATGCTTCTTCGTCTGACATCatgatgattttattttgttCATGTCGCATCAACGTAGTTAACGGCATTGATCTGCTGATGGTTCAGGGGTTGCTATCGGAGGAGGATGGCAAGGCCTTGTCGCATACATCAACCTAGGCTGCTACTACGTTTTCGGATTACCCTTGGGCTACCTTCTCGGCTACAAGCTCAATTATGGAGTTATGGTAATTCATTATGTTAATTTGAACTACTGCCATTTGCAAAAAGAAAATACTGAAGAATGTCTGAGGTGTGATTTTGTGATGTTGCTCATGAACATCGGTTCTGATATCAGGGGATTTGGTCTGGCATGCTTTGCGGGATTGCACTTCAGACACTGATTTTACTCTTCATAGTGTGGAGAACAGATTGGAGTGCAGAGGTATAGAATTCCATCACCTTGCCAGTTTTtaccatgttttttttttaatcaAAACTTGAAGAACACACTTTATAAGAATTAGCTGGGGAATGTTAGCTCATCCTTACAACAATAGCTGCTCATTAGGCTCCAATTTAACATGTGTGGATATATGAGCAGATGTCATAGAACATTTCAATCTTGAGTAGGCACATGTCATATGACTCATGACTTCTTCTATTTCTTTGTATGATTTTATACATAATTTGTGTAACTTTTCCAGTCATTTGTATGGAAAATATTGAGCTTTCCACCATTGCCAATCTCATTATTCATAATTGCAGGCTGCGCTAGCTTCAAGAAATGTGCGAAAGTGGAGCGGCACTGATGAAACCAAACCTCTCCTGGAAGAGAATTAGAGCACCTGAGCATCTTTTATCTCAGTTAACACTCTGCATTTCTTGATATCCATAATGAGAGAGGACTTTCTGGCTATTGGTTACGTCGGATCATGTATTAATTTAATATGATATCAGAGCCAataggtctcaagttcaagactTGTCCAACGAAAGAGAAAGTTTACCAAATTTCATGATTTCATTAGTTCAGTATGTATTATTATGAGCCTGAATGGTCAGGCACATCTTTGTACGTAGATGCTTGAAAGTTTTTCTATTATCAGGAAAATTCATCCTGAGCAAGAAGCCTAATTACTGCCTATTAAAATGTGATGCACTAAGAGATACATACTATGTTTCTTAATAAGAAAATGACACGACAACACTCCTAGATCGTGCAAAATAGCCCGGTGGTATTTCGGACAGAGACACCGACGGTGACCTCATTCCATCTCCTTTGtgcctctctctctccatctctctccttgtgccccccccccccccctctctgtGACAATGTGGGCGTTCATGCGTGTGATCGTTCACTTCCTGAATTGTGCTTTTTGGAGAACTGGTTTGATAGTCTACATATGTGTTCTCAAGGGGGTGACCTCATTCCATCTCCTTTGTGCCTCTCTTTCTCCATCTCTCTCCTTGTGCCCCNNNNNNNNNNNNNNNNNNNNNNNNNNNNNNNNNNNNNNNNNNNNNNNNNNNNNNNNNNNNNNNNNNNNNNNNNNNNNNNNNNNNNNNNNNNNNNNNNNNNcatggcgatgaagagacctccgggagatgattcccctctccggcggggtgccggaggcgatctcctcgaatcccccgagatgggattggcggcggcgacgtctccggaaggttttccgtatcgtggctcttggtactcgggggtattcgcgacgaagggtttaagtaggcggaagggcaggtcaggaggcgtcacgggggccccacacgctagggccgcgcgggccccctctaggccgcgccgccctagtgtggcggcgcccgtggccccacttcgtatctcctccggtcttctggaagcttcgtggaaaaataggcccctaggcgttgatttcgtccaattccgagaatatttccttactaggatttctgaaaccaaaaacagcgaaaaacaacaatcggctcttcggcatctcgtcaataggttagtgccggaaaatgcataataatgacatataatgtgtataaaacatgtgagtatcatcataaaagtagcatggaacataagaaattatagatacgtttgggacgtatcaagcatccccaagcttagttcctactcgccctcgagtaggtaaacgataacaaggataatttctgaagtgacatgctatcataatcttgatcaatactattgtaaagcatatgagatgaatgtagcgattcaaagcaatggtgaagataatgagtaaacaaatgaatcatatagcaaagacttttcatgaataatactttcaagacaagcatcaataagacttgcataagagttactcataaagcaatagattcttagtagaaagatttgaaacaacacaaaggaagatataagtttcagcagttgctttcaacttcaacatatatatctcatggataattgtcaacacaaagtaatataacaagtgcaataggtaaacatataagaatcaatgcacacgagttgatacaagtgtttgcttcgagatagaaggaataggtaaactgactcaacaataaagtaaaagataggcccttcgcagagggaagcatggattactatatttgtgctagagcttttcattttgaaaacaagaaacaattttgtcaacggtagtaataaagcatatgtgttatgtataagacatcctataagttgcaagcctcatgcatagtataccaatagtgctcgcaccttgtcctaattagcttggattaacatggattatcattgcatagcatatgtttcaaccaagtgtcacaaaggggtacctctatgccgcctcgtacaaaggtctaaggagaaagctcgcattggatttctcgcttttgattattctcaacttagacatccataccgggacaacatagacaacatataatggactcctctttaatgcataagcattcaacaacaattaaaattctcataagagattgaggattaattgtccaaactgaaacttccaccatgaatcatggctttagttagcggcccaatgttcttctctaacaatatgcatactcaaaccatttgatcatgaaaatcacccttacttcagacaagacgaacatgcatagcaactcacatgatattcaacaaaggtaaaagttgatggcgtccccgaaacatggttaccgctcaacaagcaacttattaagaaataagacacataagtacatattcttcaccacaatagtttttaaggctattttcccatgagctatatattgcaaagacaaaggaatagaattttaaaggtagcactcaagtaatgtactttggaatggcagagaaataccatgtagtaggtaggtatggtggacacaaatggcatagtgtttggctcaaggatttggatgcacgagaagaattcctctcaatacaaggctagggtagcaaggttgtttgaagtaaactcaagtacaaaacggtgcagcaagactcacatatgaacatattgtaagcattataagactttatatcgtctccttgttgttcaaacaccttaaccagaaatatctagactctagagaaactaatcatgcaaaccaaattttaacaagctctatgtagttcttcattaatgggtgcaaggtacatgatgcaagagcttaaacatgatctatatgagcacaacaattgccaagtatctcattattcaagacattataccatttaccacatgcggcattttccgtttccaaccatataacaatgaatgaagtagttcaacttttgcaatgaacattaaaaataaagctaagaacatatgtgttcatacgaaacagcggagcgtgtctctctcccaaacaaagaatgctaggatccgaatttattcaaacaaaaacaaaacaaaacaaaaataaaaacaaacagacgctccaagtaaagcacataagatgtgacagaataaaaatatagtttcactagaggtgacctgataagttgtcgatgaagaagggatgccttgggcatccccaagcttagatgcttgagtcttcttaaaatatgcagggatgaaccacggggcatccccaagcttagacttttcactcttcttgatcatattgtatcatcctcctctcttgacccttgaaaacttcctccacaccaaactcaaaacaatctcattagagggtcaagtgcataattcatatattcagaggtgacataatcattcttaacacttctggacattgcacaaagctactgaaagttaatggaacaaagaaatccatcaaacatagcaaaacaggcaatgcgaaataaaaggcagaatctgtcaaaacagaacagtccgtaaagacgaattttttaggggcaccagacttgctcagatgaaaatgcccaaattgaatgaaagttgcgtacatatctgaggatcacgcacgtaaattggcagattttaataaattttctacagcaggggcgactca contains the following coding sequences:
- the LOC124662308 gene encoding protein DETOXIFICATION 35-like isoform X1, whose protein sequence is MKSVDGDAPAVSTAGEAARMVWEESKRLWGIGMPIAIATISLFAVSSVTTIFVGHLGNLPLAAASIGLSVYSTFALGFLLGMGSALETLCGQAFGAGQVAMLGVYLQRSWIVLTAAALLMVPFFVFAEPLLLAIGQDAAVAHEAARFALYILPGTFSFAVNFPTAKFLQAQSKVLVLAWIGIAGICFHVALTYLVVTVLGWGTPGAAAAYDISLWAVALGQAAYIIGWCKDGWSGWSMAAFNDMWAFVKLSIASAVMLCLEIWYIGLITVVTGDLEDAQIAVDSLGICMNVNGWEGMIFIGLNAAISVRVSNELGSGRPRAAKHAVIVVIAESLLIGLICMVLVLIFRNKFSIIYTSDVELQHAVSNIAGLLGLTMVLNSVQPVISGVAIGGGWQGLVAYINLGCYYVFGLPLGYLLGYKLNYGVMGIWSGMLCGIALQTLILLFIVWRTDWSAEAALASRNVRKWSGTDETKPLLEEN
- the LOC124662308 gene encoding protein DETOXIFICATION 35-like isoform X2; this encodes MKSVDGDAPAVSTAGEAARMVWEESKRLWGIGMPIAIATISLFAVSSVTTIFVGHLGNLPLAAASIGLSVYSTFALGFLLGMGSALETLCGQAFGAGQVAMLGVYLQRSWIVLTAAALLMVPFFVFAEPLLLAIGQDAAVAHEAARFALYILPGTFSFAVNFPTAKFLQAQSKVLVLAWIGIAGICFHVALTYLVVTVLGWGTPGAAAAYDISLWAVALGQAAYIIGWCKDGWSGWSMAAFNDMWAFVKLSIASAVMLCLEIWYIGLITVVTGDLEDAQIAVDSLGICMNVNGWEGMIFIGLNAAISVRVSNELGSGRPRAAKHAVIVVIAESLLIGLICMVLVLIFRNKFSIIYTSDVELQHAVSNIAGLLGLTMVLNSVQPVISGVAIGGGWQGLVAYINLGCYYVFGLPLGYLLGYKLNYGVMGIWSGMLCGIALQTLILLFIVWRTDWSAEAALASRNVRKWSGTDETKPLLEEN